In Alkalihalobacillus sp. FSL W8-0930, a single window of DNA contains:
- a CDS encoding Gfo/Idh/MocA family oxidoreductase — protein sequence MVKVAMLSRWHVHANDYAREALEQNDLEITAVWDEDAKRGQVWADELNVPFYADLDNLLAQDEIEGVIVDTPTVMHRDVIMAAVEANKHVFSEKVLALTTAECEEILEAVNGQGVSLMLSLPRLNDPTYLYAEEALNQGLLGTLTSIRCRLEHGGAVSTEANPSGWLPEHFFNKEQCGGGALIDLGAHPIYLTNRLAGKVESVMCEMGSFTGKEVDDHATVITRHKSGVIGVIEAGFVAGGSPFILELHGTKGSILIEEQNLRIRSSELEHEGWQTPKLPEKESSAMQQWVNEILHKQTPRITSDDMIQLTRLNEAAKKSAEEGTRVLLTK from the coding sequence ATGGTGAAAGTAGCAATGTTGAGTAGGTGGCATGTTCACGCTAATGACTATGCAAGAGAAGCACTTGAACAGAACGATTTGGAGATCACTGCCGTTTGGGATGAAGACGCAAAAAGAGGTCAGGTTTGGGCTGATGAACTTAACGTACCTTTTTATGCTGATTTGGATAATCTCCTTGCACAAGATGAGATTGAAGGGGTCATCGTTGATACACCAACAGTCATGCATCGAGACGTTATCATGGCAGCTGTAGAGGCGAATAAACACGTATTTTCTGAGAAGGTGTTAGCTTTAACAACAGCTGAATGTGAAGAAATACTAGAAGCTGTTAATGGTCAGGGCGTGTCACTAATGCTTTCCTTACCACGATTAAACGATCCGACTTACCTTTATGCCGAAGAAGCTTTGAATCAGGGACTCTTAGGTACGTTAACATCCATCCGTTGCAGATTAGAGCATGGTGGTGCTGTATCAACGGAGGCAAATCCGAGTGGCTGGCTTCCCGAGCATTTTTTTAATAAAGAACAATGTGGTGGAGGAGCGTTAATCGACTTAGGTGCTCATCCGATTTACTTAACAAATCGCTTGGCTGGTAAGGTCGAATCGGTCATGTGTGAGATGGGGAGCTTTACGGGAAAGGAAGTTGATGACCATGCAACGGTCATTACTCGTCATAAATCAGGTGTTATTGGTGTGATCGAAGCTGGATTCGTTGCCGGTGGTAGTCCGTTTATCCTTGAACTACATGGGACGAAGGGAAGCATTCTAATTGAAGAGCAAAACCTACGAATTCGTTCGAGCGAGCTTGAACATGAAGGATGGCAGACCCCTAAGCTTCCCGAGAAAGAAAGTAGCGCAATGCAACAATGGGTCAACGAAATCCTGCACAAGCAGACTCCGCGAATCACGAGTGATGATATGATCCAATTAACGAGATTGAACGAAGCAGCAAAAAAATCGGCAGAAGAAGGCACGAGGGTTTTGCTAACTAAATAA